In Zobellia roscoffensis, the following are encoded in one genomic region:
- the rsfS gene encoding ribosome silencing factor: MQKSKASADELIALILQGIEEVKGQDINLLDLRDIENTVCDYFIICNGTSNTHVNAIVGSIRKIVSKSIQDKPWHVEGEDNAEWVLMDYVNVVVHVFQRQIREYYDIEGLWGDAKVTTIESSSSLNQ, encoded by the coding sequence ATGCAAAAAAGCAAAGCCAGTGCAGATGAACTAATTGCATTGATATTACAGGGGATAGAAGAAGTTAAGGGACAAGATATAAATCTACTTGACCTTAGAGATATAGAAAATACAGTTTGTGACTACTTTATAATTTGCAATGGTACTTCAAATACGCACGTAAACGCAATAGTAGGTTCAATTCGTAAAATCGTTAGCAAATCCATACAAGACAAACCTTGGCATGTAGAAGGTGAAGATAACGCCGAGTGGGTATTAATGGATTATGTTAATGTTGTTGTACACGTTTTTCAAAGACAAATTAGAGAATATTATGATATTGAAGGACTTTGGGGAGATGCCAAAGTAACCACAATAGAAAGTAGTAGCAGTTTGAATCAGTAA
- a CDS encoding NUDIX hydrolase, which translates to MYKVFVNELPLILTNKLSETGGGEYFLLNEASIQEAIKALRKKKLTEAYIYHPNHEDILKKFTHRIPLVVAAGGVVTNDIGEVLFIYRNDKWDLPKGKLDKGESIEVCAVREVMEETGVKDLRIENFLRTTYHIFSNNGVYTLKEVHWYAMRTSYTGKLKPEKKEGIMKVKWKGPKKIQEALQNSYNNIKILFGA; encoded by the coding sequence ATGTATAAAGTTTTTGTGAACGAATTGCCTTTGATCTTAACAAATAAGCTCTCAGAAACTGGAGGCGGTGAATATTTTTTGCTAAACGAAGCTTCTATTCAAGAAGCCATAAAGGCATTAAGAAAGAAAAAACTGACTGAAGCCTATATCTATCACCCTAATCATGAAGATATTCTTAAGAAGTTTACACATAGAATTCCTCTAGTGGTTGCTGCTGGTGGAGTGGTTACCAATGATATTGGCGAGGTGCTATTTATTTATAGAAACGATAAATGGGATTTGCCAAAAGGAAAATTAGATAAGGGAGAATCTATTGAAGTCTGTGCCGTAAGGGAGGTTATGGAGGAAACTGGAGTGAAAGATCTTAGAATAGAGAATTTTTTAAGAACCACCTATCATATTTTCAGTAACAACGGTGTGTATACTTTAAAAGAGGTGCATTGGTACGCAATGCGAACCAGTTATACAGGCAAACTGAAACCTGAAAAGAAAGAGGGGATAATGAAGGTAAAATGGAAAGGTCCTAAAAAAATTCAAGAAGCACTCCAAAACTCATATAACAACATAAAAATACTTTTTGGAGCATAA
- a CDS encoding SRPBCC family protein: MHIETPQKDIAKGDKEVFEFLTDLKNFEKLMPENIDKFEVINEDRFLFALKGMPQIVLQRQTQTPNSQIILGAASDKLPFTLTADILAVSDTESKVSLSFEGQFNAMMAMMVKHPITNFMSTLSENLTKI, from the coding sequence ATGCACATAGAGACACCACAAAAAGATATTGCAAAAGGAGATAAAGAAGTTTTTGAGTTCTTAACAGACCTGAAGAATTTTGAAAAATTAATGCCAGAAAACATTGATAAATTTGAAGTGATCAATGAAGATCGTTTTCTTTTTGCCCTTAAAGGTATGCCGCAAATTGTATTGCAACGACAAACACAGACACCTAACAGCCAAATTATTTTAGGTGCAGCTAGTGACAAACTGCCTTTTACACTTACTGCAGATATTCTTGCTGTGAGCGATACAGAAAGTAAAGTTTCATTAAGTTTTGAAGGTCAGTTCAACGCTATGATGGCAATGATGGTTAAACACCCAATAACGAATTTCATGAGTACGTTATCAGAAAACTTAACGAAGATTTAA
- the pyrE gene encoding orotate phosphoribosyltransferase, whose protein sequence is MVLDKNTAKKTAELLLQINAIKLKPENPFVWASGWKSPIYCDNRIILSYPVIRNFVREEMAKQVEALYGKPDIIAGVATGAIGIGALVADFLGLPFIYVRPEPKAHGRKNQIEGQLETNQTVVVIEDLISTGKSSLNAVEALKESGANVKGMLAIFTYGFDVAQSNFEEKNVSLNTLSDYDHLIEQASDTHFIKEEQLNTLLEWRKNPSKWEQ, encoded by the coding sequence ATGGTTTTAGACAAAAATACCGCCAAGAAAACGGCCGAACTTCTACTGCAAATTAATGCAATTAAGTTGAAACCGGAAAATCCTTTCGTATGGGCTTCCGGATGGAAATCTCCAATATATTGTGATAACAGAATAATACTCTCCTACCCTGTCATTAGAAACTTCGTTAGAGAAGAAATGGCAAAGCAAGTAGAGGCCCTTTATGGCAAGCCCGATATTATTGCCGGAGTAGCCACAGGAGCTATTGGAATTGGCGCTTTGGTCGCTGATTTTCTAGGACTCCCGTTTATTTACGTACGCCCGGAACCCAAGGCACACGGGAGAAAGAATCAGATTGAAGGCCAATTAGAAACCAACCAGACCGTAGTAGTTATTGAAGATTTGATCAGTACGGGAAAAAGTAGTCTGAATGCTGTAGAGGCTTTAAAAGAGTCCGGTGCCAATGTAAAAGGTATGTTAGCCATTTTTACTTATGGTTTTGATGTTGCACAAAGTAATTTTGAAGAAAAAAATGTTTCTTTAAATACACTTAGTGATTACGACCATTTGATCGAGCAAGCCTCAGACACTCATTTTATAAAAGAAGAGCAGTTAAATACCTTATTAGAATGGAGAAAAAACCCTTCTAAATGGGAACAATAA
- the ftsH gene encoding ATP-dependent zinc metalloprotease FtsH, with amino-acid sequence MAKDNNTNTKKPKFSSWWIYGLIAILLIAFQFIGSGNLASTRKTTTSELQEYLRNGDVKEIMIITNTRQAKVFLTEEAMAKDVHKDVAEKPFLPSTGAVPQYVLDYGDLQNFENEIKNIKKENNLDTIVDYDTDNNYLMDLLLGILPFVLIIGIWIYLMRRMSGGGGGGAGGQIFNIGKSKAKLFDEKTDTRTSFKDVAGLEGAKEEVEEIVEFLRNPDKYTSLGGKIPKGALLVGPPGTGKTLLAKAVAGEAKVPFFSLSGSDFVEMFVGVGASRVRDLFKQAKDKSPAIIFIDEIDAIGRARGKNNFTGSNDERENTLNQLLTEMDGFGTNTNVIVLAATNRADVLDKALMRAGRFDRQIYVDLPDIREREEIFEVHLRPIKTSEALDLDFLARQTPGFSGADIANVCNEAALIAARKEKKAVSKQDFLDAVDRIVGGLEKKNKIITPGEKETIAYHEAGHATTSWMLEHAAPLVKVTIVPRGQSLGAAWYLPEERLIVRPEQMLDEMCATMGGRAAEKVIFNKISTGALSDLEKVTKQARAMVTIYGLNEEIGNITYYDSSGQDSYGFSKPYSEDTAKKIDEEISKIIEEQYQRAIQVLTDNKDKLTILAERLLEKEVIFKEDLEKIFGKRSFGEEFDKKGQEKISNSSISSEDALTEEGEENK; translated from the coding sequence ATGGCTAAAGATAATAATACAAATACCAAGAAACCGAAGTTCAGCTCATGGTGGATTTATGGATTGATTGCAATACTTTTAATAGCTTTTCAATTTATAGGTAGTGGCAACTTGGCCAGCACCAGAAAGACAACAACTTCGGAGTTGCAGGAATACCTTAGAAATGGTGATGTCAAAGAGATAATGATTATTACGAATACGCGCCAGGCAAAAGTTTTCCTTACGGAAGAAGCCATGGCTAAAGATGTTCATAAAGATGTTGCAGAAAAGCCTTTTCTTCCTTCAACCGGTGCTGTACCTCAATATGTATTGGATTACGGTGATTTGCAGAACTTTGAGAATGAGATAAAAAACATCAAAAAAGAAAATAATCTAGATACTATTGTCGATTATGATACGGACAATAACTATCTAATGGATCTTCTATTAGGCATACTACCTTTTGTCTTAATCATTGGTATTTGGATTTATTTGATGCGTAGAATGTCTGGCGGCGGCGGCGGCGGTGCTGGAGGTCAAATCTTTAATATTGGTAAATCTAAAGCCAAGCTTTTTGACGAAAAGACAGACACAAGAACTTCCTTTAAAGATGTTGCAGGTCTTGAAGGCGCGAAAGAAGAAGTTGAAGAAATAGTAGAGTTTCTTAGAAACCCGGACAAGTATACTTCCCTAGGTGGTAAAATACCAAAAGGAGCCCTTCTAGTAGGGCCTCCGGGAACAGGTAAGACACTTTTGGCAAAAGCCGTTGCTGGTGAAGCCAAAGTACCTTTCTTCTCGTTGTCAGGCTCTGATTTCGTAGAGATGTTTGTTGGTGTAGGTGCATCTAGAGTGCGCGACCTTTTTAAACAAGCAAAAGATAAATCTCCTGCCATTATATTTATTGATGAAATAGATGCTATTGGTAGAGCACGTGGTAAAAATAATTTTACAGGTTCTAATGATGAACGCGAAAACACCTTAAATCAGTTATTAACTGAAATGGATGGTTTTGGAACGAATACGAACGTTATTGTTCTAGCCGCAACCAACCGTGCAGATGTACTGGACAAAGCTTTGATGCGTGCAGGTCGTTTTGACAGACAGATATATGTAGACCTACCAGATATTAGAGAAAGAGAAGAAATTTTTGAAGTTCACTTAAGACCTATTAAAACTTCAGAAGCTTTAGATCTAGACTTTTTAGCCAGACAAACACCTGGATTCTCAGGTGCAGACATTGCAAACGTCTGTAATGAAGCTGCATTAATTGCTGCTAGAAAAGAGAAAAAAGCGGTTTCAAAACAAGATTTCTTAGATGCTGTCGATAGAATTGTTGGGGGGTTAGAGAAAAAGAATAAAATTATCACTCCTGGTGAGAAAGAAACTATTGCTTATCACGAAGCAGGTCACGCTACCACAAGCTGGATGCTTGAGCATGCCGCTCCACTAGTAAAGGTTACAATTGTACCAAGAGGTCAATCATTAGGTGCCGCTTGGTATTTGCCAGAAGAACGTCTTATTGTACGTCCGGAGCAGATGTTAGATGAAATGTGTGCTACTATGGGCGGTAGAGCTGCTGAAAAAGTAATTTTCAACAAAATATCTACCGGAGCATTAAGTGACTTGGAAAAAGTAACCAAGCAAGCTAGAGCTATGGTAACCATTTATGGTCTTAATGAAGAAATAGGAAACATTACCTACTATGATTCTTCAGGGCAAGATTCATATGGTTTCTCTAAGCCCTATAGCGAGGATACTGCAAAGAAGATTGACGAAGAAATATCTAAAATTATTGAAGAACAGTACCAGAGAGCCATTCAGGTATTGACCGATAATAAAGATAAACTTACTATCCTTGCAGAAAGATTATTAGAAAAAGAAGTCATCTTTAAAGAAGATTTAGAGAAGATTTTTGGCAAAAGATCTTTTGGCGAAGAATTCGATAAAAAAGGCCAAGAAAAAATTTCTAATAGTTCAATATCCTCAGAGGATGCGTTAACTGAAGAAGGAGAAGAAAATAAATAA
- a CDS encoding LUD domain-containing protein → MGLFDKLFGGGKQKKVSKETAETRGAHMPDLNIPVDEKFTIHFKQNGGKFLYCDSFSEISQAVKNIVNENSWQEHPFYVINPKLKEKFSKENISFTNISKESEVFFTTCEHLIAQNGSILVCSNQLMDKKLNELPYNVIVFATTSQLVESIGEGLKTIKKKYGHNIPANITTLKHFQANEGNSDDFLTYGSSSKNLYLLLLEDL, encoded by the coding sequence ATGGGGCTATTTGACAAATTATTCGGTGGCGGCAAGCAAAAGAAGGTTTCCAAAGAAACAGCGGAAACTAGAGGTGCACATATGCCTGATCTGAACATTCCTGTAGATGAGAAATTTACCATACATTTTAAACAAAATGGTGGTAAATTTCTTTACTGCGATTCATTTTCCGAGATTTCTCAGGCGGTAAAAAACATCGTTAATGAGAATAGCTGGCAGGAACACCCGTTCTATGTCATAAACCCAAAACTCAAAGAAAAGTTTTCCAAAGAAAATATTAGCTTCACCAACATAAGTAAAGAAAGTGAAGTGTTCTTTACCACTTGTGAACATTTAATAGCTCAAAATGGCTCTATATTAGTTTGTTCTAATCAATTAATGGACAAAAAGCTAAACGAATTACCATATAACGTAATCGTATTTGCTACCACTAGCCAATTGGTTGAATCCATAGGGGAAGGTTTAAAAACCATTAAAAAGAAATATGGCCATAATATTCCCGCAAACATCACAACATTAAAACACTTTCAGGCCAACGAAGGAAATTCAGATGATTTTCTAACTTACGGAAGCAGTTCTAAAAACCTGTATCTCTTACTTCTGGAAGACCTATAA
- a CDS encoding phosphatidate cytidylyltransferase, producing MREVLRRSLTGAVYIFLLLSAVFLSSDAFDFLFMIFGLACLNEYKKLVDLKGLHIYGAYLILWWAFIYFVSDMILVYALLGCTLVVNSMLLFYLFSKRTRLFNTVQKFLIGLFYVGGGCIFLTMIPYTNNDFAKFLIIGIFILIWVNDSFAYIVGRSFGRTKLFPAVSPKKTIEGALGGLVFAVGSAYFMAKYEPILNPMQWVVLAVVIVIAGNLGDLIESKFKRTAGVKDSGAILPGHGGMLDRLDSLIFAAPFAYLTLKIFAHVS from the coding sequence ATGAGGGAAGTTTTAAGACGTTCGCTTACAGGAGCTGTTTACATCTTTTTATTGTTGTCCGCAGTTTTTTTAAGCTCAGACGCTTTCGATTTTTTATTTATGATTTTTGGGCTTGCCTGTCTAAACGAATACAAAAAGCTTGTTGATTTAAAAGGACTTCATATTTATGGCGCCTATTTAATTCTATGGTGGGCATTCATCTACTTTGTAAGTGATATGATTCTGGTCTATGCCCTATTGGGTTGTACCTTGGTCGTTAATTCCATGTTACTTTTTTACCTTTTCTCAAAACGGACAAGACTTTTCAATACCGTTCAAAAATTTCTTATTGGTTTATTCTATGTAGGCGGTGGTTGCATCTTCCTTACAATGATTCCATATACCAATAATGACTTTGCCAAGTTTTTAATTATAGGTATTTTTATCTTAATTTGGGTAAATGATTCGTTTGCTTACATAGTAGGTCGTAGCTTTGGGCGCACCAAGTTGTTTCCTGCGGTATCACCTAAGAAAACGATTGAAGGTGCTCTAGGCGGATTAGTTTTTGCTGTTGGATCAGCTTATTTTATGGCTAAATATGAACCTATTTTAAACCCCATGCAATGGGTAGTATTAGCCGTAGTTATAGTAATAGCTGGGAACCTAGGGGATTTAATCGAGTCAAAATTTAAAAGAACGGCGGGCGTAAAAGATAGTGGTGCTATTTTACCTGGCCATGGCGGCATGTTAGATCGCTTAGATAGTTTAATATTTGCTGCACCGTTTGCGTACTTAACCTTAAAAATATTCGCCCATGTTTCATAG
- a CDS encoding biotin--[acetyl-CoA-carboxylase] ligase produces the protein MNIIKLDATDSTNAYLKRLLSDVKQADFTVVSAKEQRSGKGQMGAKWESDTGKNLTFSVLRQDLALRANDYFLLNICVSLAVYNTLKAYQVPDLTIKWPNDILSGTSKICGILIENMLSGTLINTAIIGIGLNVNQTFFGTLENASSLKLILGYNFDLDELLHELVESLKSVFLELNTSSKESLWQTYEQVLFRKDKPSTFENKKNELFMGFIRGVSPKGKLQIAMEDNVLKEFDIKEVKLLY, from the coding sequence ATGAATATAATCAAACTTGATGCCACGGACTCTACAAACGCATATTTAAAGCGTTTGTTGTCTGATGTTAAGCAGGCTGATTTTACAGTGGTTTCTGCTAAAGAACAGCGTAGTGGAAAGGGGCAAATGGGGGCTAAATGGGAGTCTGATACTGGTAAAAACCTTACATTTAGTGTGTTAAGGCAAGATTTGGCCTTGCGGGCCAATGATTATTTTCTACTAAATATTTGTGTGTCGCTGGCTGTTTATAATACATTAAAAGCGTACCAAGTACCAGATTTAACAATAAAATGGCCCAACGACATTCTGTCAGGTACGTCAAAAATTTGTGGAATTCTTATTGAAAATATGTTGTCGGGAACTTTAATTAATACTGCAATTATAGGAATAGGGTTAAACGTGAACCAAACCTTTTTTGGAACGCTTGAAAATGCGTCGTCATTAAAATTGATTTTGGGTTATAATTTTGATTTGGATGAATTGTTACACGAATTAGTGGAAAGTCTAAAATCTGTTTTTTTAGAGTTGAATACGAGTAGCAAAGAAAGTTTATGGCAGACTTACGAGCAGGTACTTTTTAGAAAAGACAAACCCTCTACTTTTGAGAATAAAAAAAATGAGCTGTTCATGGGCTTTATTCGTGGAGTTTCGCCAAAGGGAAAACTACAAATAGCCATGGAAGATAACGTGCTAAAAGAATTTGATATTAAAGAGGTAAAATTGCTCTACTAA
- a CDS encoding response regulator has product MNKIESICIIDDDPITVFGIQKMLSLVVDCNDICVYRNGKLAIEGIKQRIEENKKVPQVIFLDINMPIMDGWQFLDEFITFDLTEKVRVNIITSSIDTFDLQNWEEFKKKTCHTITFNNKPIRKEHVAEITKIA; this is encoded by the coding sequence ATTACAGTTTTTGGCATTCAAAAGATGTTAAGCCTTGTGGTTGATTGTAATGATATTTGTGTATACCGCAATGGCAAACTGGCTATTGAAGGGATTAAGCAGAGGATTGAAGAAAATAAAAAAGTCCCTCAGGTAATTTTTTTAGATATAAACATGCCAATTATGGACGGCTGGCAGTTTCTAGATGAGTTCATCACTTTTGATCTAACCGAAAAAGTACGAGTAAACATTATTACTTCTTCAATAGACACCTTCGATTTACAAAACTGGGAAGAGTTCAAGAAAAAAACGTGCCATACCATTACCTTTAACAACAAACCAATTCGCAAAGAACACGTTGCCGAGATTACCAAAATTGCATAG
- a CDS encoding M14 family metallopeptidase yields the protein MQRLSITYSPFSCIVLLAVLLIFFSCETEQQDNIEDYRTHFELSNGTETATYLETIDFYIRLAKEFPEINMQTIGETDSGYPLHIITYNPDGDFNFQKIGDNKTILFINNGIHPGESDGIDATMLLYKDFATGKLTPPKNTVLVTIPIYNIGGALNRNSTTRANQNGPVSYGFRGNTLNYDLNRDFIKGDTKNARTFFEIFHMVNPDIFIDNHVSNGADYQYTLTHLFTQHNKLGGELGDYVNNKMMPSLEKSLQEAKWDITPYVNVFNQVPEKGFSQFMDYPRYSTGYTTLWNTFGMMVETHMLKPYKQRVEGTYQLMTKMIDFAEANSKEIEQLRAQAKHRHKDWTHYPTKWQVDTTKTTILDFKGYEGDTLTSAVTGLTRLKYDRTRPFNKKTPYQNFYTPIDSVEIPNAYILKKGWRKVISLLEVNKINYKTFQKDTMLTVQSYKIDSYKTVDKPYEGHYPHYDTEVRNSTKKMKFQQGDILIPTDQKGVRYIIETLEPETKDSFFNWNFFDSILQQKEGFSPYVFEDEAARLLEENQVLKDSFLSKKSNDSLFNGNWYVQLDWIFKHSDHYEDAHMQYPVYRIMKE from the coding sequence ATGCAACGACTATCTATCACCTACAGCCCCTTCTCATGTATTGTTCTTCTTGCAGTCTTGCTCATTTTTTTTTCATGTGAAACGGAACAACAAGACAATATTGAGGACTACAGAACCCATTTTGAACTTAGTAACGGCACCGAAACCGCAACATACCTAGAAACAATAGATTTCTACATTAGGCTAGCTAAAGAGTTTCCTGAAATTAATATGCAAACCATTGGTGAAACAGATAGTGGCTACCCACTACATATAATTACTTATAATCCAGATGGCGATTTTAATTTTCAAAAAATAGGAGATAACAAGACTATTTTGTTTATCAATAACGGGATTCATCCTGGTGAGAGTGATGGTATTGATGCTACCATGTTGTTATATAAAGATTTTGCCACTGGCAAATTAACCCCTCCAAAAAACACCGTATTGGTAACCATTCCCATTTATAATATTGGCGGAGCTTTGAACAGAAACAGCACCACAAGAGCCAACCAAAACGGCCCTGTATCATACGGTTTTAGAGGAAACACTTTAAATTATGACCTTAACCGTGATTTTATTAAGGGAGACACTAAAAATGCTCGCACCTTTTTTGAAATTTTTCACATGGTCAATCCTGACATTTTTATTGACAATCATGTAAGTAACGGAGCGGATTACCAATATACATTAACACATCTCTTTACGCAACACAATAAATTAGGCGGAGAATTAGGTGATTATGTAAACAATAAAATGATGCCCTCTTTAGAGAAATCATTACAAGAGGCAAAATGGGACATTACACCATACGTCAACGTCTTCAACCAAGTGCCTGAAAAAGGATTTTCCCAATTCATGGATTACCCCAGATACTCCACAGGATATACTACCTTATGGAATACTTTTGGTATGATGGTAGAAACACATATGCTCAAACCTTATAAGCAGAGAGTAGAAGGCACCTACCAGCTCATGACAAAAATGATTGATTTTGCGGAGGCAAATTCTAAAGAAATAGAACAATTAAGGGCACAAGCAAAACATAGACATAAAGATTGGACCCACTACCCTACCAAATGGCAGGTAGATACTACAAAAACAACAATTTTAGATTTTAAGGGATACGAAGGCGACACACTTACCAGTGCAGTAACAGGGCTCACGAGATTAAAATATGACAGAACCCGACCGTTTAATAAAAAAACACCATATCAAAATTTCTATACACCTATAGATTCCGTTGAAATTCCTAATGCCTATATACTTAAAAAGGGTTGGCGCAAAGTAATTTCTCTTTTAGAAGTCAACAAAATAAATTACAAGACATTCCAAAAAGATACAATGCTCACTGTACAGTCGTACAAAATAGATAGCTACAAAACAGTAGATAAACCGTATGAAGGCCACTACCCACACTACGACACAGAAGTAAGAAACTCAACAAAAAAAATGAAATTTCAACAGGGAGATATTTTAATTCCTACCGACCAAAAAGGTGTTCGGTATATCATAGAAACTCTAGAGCCGGAAACTAAAGACTCTTTCTTTAACTGGAATTTTTTCGATTCGATTTTGCAACAAAAAGAAGGGTTTTCTCCATATGTATTTGAAGATGAAGCCGCCAGGTTATTAGAGGAAAACCAAGTTTTGAAAGATAGTTTTCTATCCAAAAAAAGCAATGATTCCCTTTTTAACGGCAACTGGTACGTACAGCTAGACTGGATTTTTAAACACTCTGACCATTACGAAGATGCTCACATGCAATACCCTGTCTATAGAATTATGAAAGAGTAG